The sequence below is a genomic window from bacterium.
TTGCCTGTTTCTTCATCTAGTCTTACCCTAGCCAGCCTAGCTCTAACTTCCTGTTCCAGTCCTCAATTATGTGATAGGATGCCTGTAAATCACACAACTAACCGGACACTAATATTGTTTTGATCTAACCAGTTCAACAGTATCCATCTAACATCTACGCTTCGCTGCGGCTATGATTGAGCTAAGGTTTATAGGGAATAAGCCCTAAACTTGTTGCAAGAAGAAACGCTTGAACCCGATTTTTCACTTGCAACTTGACATAGATATTTCTTAAATGGAAATCAATCGTTCTTTTGTTGACAAACAAGGCAACCCCAACCTCGCGGCTGGATAGACCTTGTGTTATCAAGCTCAGTACGTCTATTTCCCGTTTCGTTAGCGGGGCGCTTCGCTTTGGTGACTCGCTTCGATTAGTGGTTTGTATAGCCATGAATTACCCCTCGCTTATCTGTTTATAGTAACATTCGAAACGTGTTGTTCCATAAGTCTCGTTGCGTTTTCTGCGAAGTAGACCTTATGC
It includes:
- a CDS encoding LuxR C-terminal-related transcriptional regulator, which produces MAIQTTNRSESPKRSAPLTKREIDVLSLITQGLSSREVGVALFVNKRTIDFHLRNIYVKLQVKNRVQAFLLATSLGLIPYKP